A part of Denitratisoma oestradiolicum genomic DNA contains:
- the phoR gene encoding phosphate regulon sensor histidine kinase PhoR, which translates to MEFWVFTVLRLALLALAGAVMGWVFGPVPALALVCAVLLLGQGYQIWQLRRLRRWLKATDASRLPEETGLWGDIFVDLYRAQKQQARDREQLTTALDRFREAASALPEGVLMLDGDGRIEWFNAYAQTQFGLDPGRDVGTLATHLIRQPEFSSYAQSNDWREPVLLRVGQGQVRDLSVLLVPFAGGRLLYSRDVTQLQRVETMRRDFIANVSHELRTPLTVILGFLDPLAHDQDLPVESRARFLAMIQDQAQRMSRLVEDLLTLSRLEAKSDPQREEPVDVPALLATLLDEGRALSGGRHRFEEDIAPHGLMGCPLELRSAFGNLISNAVRYTPEGGRIKVRWARENEGALFEVSDTGIGIPAEHIPRLTERFYRVDKGRSTETGGTGLGLSIVKHVLLHHQARLDVESTPGQGSRFRVLFPAGRMVASVR; encoded by the coding sequence ATGGAGTTCTGGGTCTTCACTGTATTGCGTCTGGCCCTGCTGGCCCTGGCCGGCGCCGTCATGGGCTGGGTGTTCGGTCCGGTGCCGGCCCTGGCCCTGGTTTGTGCAGTCCTCCTGCTGGGGCAGGGCTATCAGATCTGGCAGTTGCGCCGCCTGCGGCGCTGGCTCAAGGCCACGGACGCCAGCCGCCTGCCGGAGGAGACCGGCCTTTGGGGCGACATCTTCGTGGACCTGTACCGGGCCCAGAAACAACAGGCACGGGACAGGGAACAGTTGACAACCGCCCTGGATCGTTTTCGCGAGGCCGCCAGCGCCTTGCCCGAGGGCGTGCTGATGCTGGATGGCGATGGCCGCATCGAGTGGTTCAACGCCTACGCCCAGACCCAGTTCGGCCTGGACCCGGGCCGCGATGTGGGTACCCTGGCCACCCATCTGATCCGGCAACCGGAGTTTTCCAGCTATGCCCAGTCCAATGACTGGCGAGAGCCCGTGCTGCTGCGGGTAGGGCAGGGGCAGGTGCGGGATCTGTCGGTGTTGCTGGTGCCCTTTGCCGGTGGCCGGCTGCTCTACTCCCGGGACGTGACCCAGTTGCAGCGGGTGGAGACCATGCGCCGGGACTTCATCGCCAATGTTTCCCACGAGTTGCGTACGCCCCTGACCGTGATCCTGGGCTTTCTCGACCCCCTGGCCCATGATCAGGACCTGCCTGTGGAAAGCCGCGCCCGCTTTCTGGCCATGATCCAGGACCAGGCCCAGCGCATGAGCCGGCTGGTGGAGGACTTGCTGACCTTGTCCCGGCTGGAGGCCAAGAGCGATCCCCAGCGGGAGGAGCCGGTGGATGTGCCGGCCCTGCTGGCCACCCTGCTGGACGAGGGCCGAGCCCTGTCCGGCGGCCGCCACCGCTTCGAGGAAGATATCGCGCCCCATGGCCTGATGGGCTGTCCCCTGGAACTGCGCAGCGCCTTTGGCAACCTGATCAGCAACGCCGTGCGCTACACCCCGGAGGGCGGCCGCATCAAGGTGCGCTGGGCCAGGGAAAACGAGGGAGCACTGTTCGAGGTGAGCGATACCGGCATCGGCATTCCGGCAGAGCATATTCCCCGTCTCACCGAGCGTTTCTATCGGGTGGACAAGGGCCGCTCCACCGAGACTGGCGGCACCGGCCTGGGCCTGTCCATCGTGAAGCATGTGCTGCTGCACCACCAGGCTCGGCTCGATGTCGAATCAACGCCGGGACAGGGCAGCCGCTTCCGGGTGCTGTTTCCGGCGGGGCGGATGGTCGCGTCAGTGCGCTAG
- the phoU gene encoding phosphate signaling complex protein PhoU, with protein MPTLTSDHISRQFDAELDGLRSRVTQMGGLVENQIERAIAAFLSGDLDAMEQVIADDHRINGLEVSIDDECAHIIARRQPAAGDLRLVMAVSKIVTDLERIGDEAAKIARTAREIYQRDRLQVPRLADVRKLGELGVEMLRDVLNAFVRLDVVESARIIRSDAMLDDNFRGILRQLITYMMEDPRTISSALDITFIAKAIERIGDHSKNIAESVIYVVKGKDVRHIAIDMMEREALGNED; from the coding sequence ATGCCTACGCTGACAAGTGACCACATCTCCCGCCAGTTCGACGCCGAGCTGGACGGCCTGCGTTCCCGCGTGACCCAGATGGGCGGCCTGGTGGAAAACCAGATCGAGCGGGCCATCGCCGCCTTCCTCAGCGGCGATCTGGACGCCATGGAACAGGTGATTGCCGATGACCACCGCATCAACGGCCTGGAGGTGAGCATCGACGACGAATGCGCCCACATCATCGCCCGGCGCCAGCCGGCGGCGGGGGACCTGCGCCTGGTGATGGCGGTCAGCAAGATCGTCACCGATCTGGAACGGATCGGCGACGAGGCCGCCAAGATCGCCCGCACCGCTCGGGAAATCTACCAGCGGGACCGGCTTCAGGTGCCCCGGCTGGCCGATGTGCGCAAGCTCGGCGAGCTGGGAGTGGAAATGCTGCGGGACGTGCTCAACGCTTTCGTCCGTCTCGACGTGGTGGAGTCGGCCCGCATCATCCGTTCCGATGCCATGCTGGACGACAACTTCCGCGGCATCCTGCGCCAGTTGATCACCTACATGATGGAAGACCCCCGCACCATCAGTTCCGCCCTGGACATCACCTTCATCGCCAAGGCCATCGAGCGCATCGGCGACCATTCCAAGAACATCGCCGAGAGCGTGATCTATGTGGTCAAGGGCAAGGACGTCCGTCATATCGCCATCGACATGATGGAGCGGGAAGCCCTGGGCAACGAGGACTGA
- the pstB gene encoding phosphate ABC transporter ATP-binding protein PstB, with the protein MIDDSIRVQGEPALETLIALKSFNFYYGKYHALRNINLEISKRRVTAFIGPSGCGKSTLLRTMNRMYDLYPEQRAEGELLLDGRNILDRGTDLNALRAKVGMVFQKPTPFPMSIYDNIAFGVRLHERLNRVEMDERVEWSLHKAALWSEVKDKLNQSGMSLSGGQQQRLCIARGIAVKPQVLLLDEPTSALDPISTMRIEELVSELKDEFTIVIVTHNMQQAARVSDFTAYMYLGELIEFGRTDDIFIKPQDKRTEDYITGRFG; encoded by the coding sequence ATGATCGACGACAGCATCCGCGTGCAGGGCGAACCGGCCCTGGAAACCCTGATCGCCCTGAAGAGCTTCAACTTCTACTACGGCAAGTATCACGCCCTGCGCAACATCAACCTGGAGATTTCCAAGCGCCGGGTCACGGCCTTCATCGGCCCTTCGGGCTGCGGCAAATCCACCCTGCTGCGAACCATGAACCGAATGTACGACCTCTACCCGGAGCAGCGGGCGGAGGGGGAACTGCTGCTGGACGGCAGGAACATCCTGGATCGGGGCACGGACCTGAATGCCCTGCGGGCCAAGGTGGGCATGGTGTTCCAGAAGCCCACCCCCTTCCCCATGTCCATCTACGACAACATCGCCTTCGGGGTGCGGCTCCACGAGCGCCTGAACCGGGTGGAAATGGACGAACGGGTGGAGTGGTCCCTGCACAAGGCCGCCCTCTGGAGCGAGGTCAAGGACAAGCTCAATCAGAGCGGCATGAGCCTTTCGGGTGGCCAGCAGCAGCGCCTGTGCATCGCCCGGGGTATCGCGGTGAAGCCCCAGGTGCTGCTGCTGGACGAGCCCACCTCGGCCCTGGACCCGATCTCCACCATGCGCATCGAGGAACTGGTGAGCGAACTGAAGGACGAATTCACCATCGTCATCGTCACCCACAACATGCAGCAGGCGGCCCGGGTCTCCGACTTTACCGCCTACATGTATCTGGGGGAGCTGATCGAGTTCGGCCGCACCGACGACATCTTCATCAAGCCCCAGGACAAGCGCACCGAGGACTACATCACCGGCCGTTTCGGTTGA
- the phoB gene encoding phosphate regulon transcriptional regulator PhoB: MAALVLVIEDDAAIRELLRYNLVQAGFEVRLTASAEEGAAALRGVLPDVLLVDLMLPGMSGIGFARQIRQDARTRELPLIMVTARAEEVDRVAGLEIGADDYVTKPFSAKELVARIRAVLRRRAPQHGGQVIDYGSLRLDPSAHQVSWRGQHLELGATEFKLLHYLLAQPGRVFSRQQLLNGVWGDHRFIEERTVDVYVRRLRAALGHEAESLVETVRGVGYRLGALDALNR, from the coding sequence ATGGCCGCGTTGGTATTGGTGATCGAGGATGATGCCGCGATCCGGGAGCTGCTGCGCTACAACCTGGTGCAGGCCGGTTTCGAGGTGCGCCTGACGGCCTCGGCGGAGGAGGGGGCCGCCGCTCTGCGCGGTGTGTTGCCCGACGTGCTGCTGGTGGATCTGATGCTGCCCGGCATGTCCGGTATTGGCTTCGCCCGCCAGATTCGCCAGGACGCGCGTACCCGGGAGCTGCCCCTGATCATGGTCACCGCACGGGCCGAAGAGGTGGATCGGGTGGCGGGGCTGGAAATCGGTGCCGATGACTATGTGACCAAGCCCTTCAGCGCCAAGGAACTGGTGGCCCGCATCCGCGCCGTGCTGCGGCGGCGAGCGCCCCAGCATGGCGGTCAGGTCATCGATTATGGCTCCCTGCGCCTCGACCCGTCGGCCCATCAGGTGTCCTGGCGCGGCCAGCACCTGGAGCTTGGCGCCACGGAATTCAAGTTGCTGCACTACCTCCTCGCCCAGCCGGGGCGGGTGTTCAGCCGCCAGCAACTGCTCAACGGCGTCTGGGGCGACCACCGCTTCATCGAGGAACGCACCGTGGATGTCTATGTGCGCCGTCTGCGGGCGGCCCTGGGGCACGAGGCGGAGAGCCTGGTGGAGACCGTGCGCGGCGTTGGCTACCGGCTGGGCGCTCTGGACGCACTGAATCGCTGA